From the Leucobacter denitrificans genome, one window contains:
- the smc gene encoding chromosome segregation protein SMC, whose translation MHLKSLTLRGFKSFAQPTTFQFEPGVTAIVGPNGSGKSNVVDALAWVMGEQGAKTLRGGKMEDVIFAGTSTRGPLGRAEVKLTIDNSDGALPIEYSEVTISRILFRNGSSEYAINGEACRLLDVQELLSDSGLGREMHVIVGQGQLDAVLRATPEDRRGFIEEAAGILKHRRRKERTARKLEAMETNLTRLSDLAGEIRRQLKPLGKQAEVAKQAQGIAAEVRDARARLLADDVSRLRVELEGLSKIESERHSERIVLQEKLEQKQLRVARLEQEQQGDELDSARRVTFALESAQSKLRGLFAQTQQRLTFLATQAETPEQLNHTTRAAVDEAREEALALAEAVPSREEAWNQAAQATQQARQALDAIDEHIQEQSELVSRHDLELSALRGRVEAAEQKQQAVAEEVARRTQALEQAEERAEAAKNELEAFETANGSVELPEGGLDAAYREAQAKEADAESLVNEYRDRLHALEQELAGVEAQVSALARSLEQRDATAAVLEEQYSGIRGRVADHVRVAEGYEAAVGAALGVFGDALLADDARVAGDAVEHARSEDLGRLRAVLAQGTKGDIATFADIPGLTAIASVLIDAPDGVRGLLSRSYVAEDVAAAIHGSAMLRERLEGGNYTVVTASGDVLTEHTLSGGSGSAPSRIEITAELTEARERRTALDAEIADAEAQLQDQRELVARLKTRTREVYTELREADAKLAEHARRRQQLVVRAEATQAEAQRAATALEGVTGASAESEAAAQQAARAYSEAEAKPRPMLDATQREGVLLELEQARQREVEARLAFETAKERVRASEERSRAIAEQFEAERLAAEDAARRSVLRARQVERADRVAAALPNILDACDRSLSEARTAQQAAEQERAKNSQELTLLRSEEVELRSRLQQLTESVHGAELKSYERKLQLSSLLERAGSELGLVEDVLIAEYGPEVGVPVTETETSEESSDEREPQFIPFDRGEQERRLARAEKRFAELGRINPLALEEFAALEQRHQFLVEQLSDLTKTRADLTQIIEELDEKMQGIFAAAFEDTKAAFSEVFPILFPGGSGEIALSNPDDLLTTGIDIAVRPAGKKVERLSLLSGGERSLAAVAWLIAIFQARPSPFYIVDEVEAALDDANLGRLLQVFERLRENSQLIIITHQKRTMEIADALYGVSMRKDGISAVVGQRLAESA comes from the coding sequence GTGCACCTGAAGAGTCTGACGCTCAGGGGCTTTAAGTCCTTTGCTCAGCCGACGACCTTTCAGTTCGAGCCCGGCGTTACGGCGATTGTCGGTCCGAACGGCTCTGGCAAGTCGAACGTCGTTGACGCTCTCGCCTGGGTGATGGGTGAGCAGGGGGCAAAGACCCTCCGCGGCGGCAAGATGGAGGATGTCATCTTCGCCGGCACCTCGACGCGCGGACCCCTCGGTCGCGCCGAGGTGAAACTCACCATCGACAATTCCGATGGCGCGCTCCCCATCGAGTACTCCGAGGTGACGATCAGTCGAATCCTTTTCCGTAATGGATCGAGCGAGTACGCGATTAACGGCGAGGCGTGCAGGCTCTTAGACGTTCAAGAGTTGCTCAGCGACTCAGGTCTTGGCCGCGAAATGCACGTGATCGTGGGCCAAGGGCAGCTTGACGCGGTGTTACGTGCGACTCCCGAGGACCGGCGCGGGTTCATCGAAGAGGCCGCAGGTATTCTCAAACACCGTCGTCGTAAAGAGCGAACCGCGCGCAAGCTCGAGGCGATGGAGACGAATCTTACGAGATTGAGTGACCTGGCGGGGGAGATCCGCCGCCAACTCAAACCGCTCGGGAAGCAGGCGGAAGTCGCGAAGCAAGCGCAGGGAATTGCCGCTGAGGTGCGAGATGCGCGCGCAAGACTGCTTGCTGACGATGTCTCGCGGCTACGCGTTGAACTCGAGGGCCTGTCCAAAATTGAGTCCGAGCGGCACTCCGAACGAATCGTGCTGCAGGAAAAGCTCGAGCAGAAACAACTCCGCGTTGCGCGCCTAGAGCAGGAACAGCAGGGTGACGAACTCGATTCAGCACGCAGGGTGACATTCGCGCTCGAATCGGCCCAATCAAAGCTTCGTGGGCTGTTCGCGCAGACGCAGCAAAGACTCACGTTTCTCGCCACGCAGGCAGAGACACCAGAACAGCTCAACCACACGACGCGTGCTGCGGTCGACGAGGCGCGCGAAGAGGCTCTTGCGCTCGCTGAGGCTGTTCCTTCCCGTGAGGAAGCCTGGAACCAGGCCGCTCAGGCGACGCAACAGGCGAGACAGGCTCTTGACGCAATCGATGAGCATATCCAGGAGCAAAGCGAGTTAGTTTCTCGACACGATCTCGAACTCTCGGCCTTGCGCGGGCGAGTTGAAGCGGCCGAGCAGAAACAGCAGGCGGTTGCTGAGGAAGTTGCTCGACGCACACAGGCGCTCGAGCAAGCTGAAGAGCGCGCAGAAGCCGCGAAGAACGAACTTGAAGCGTTCGAGACGGCCAACGGATCAGTCGAGCTGCCAGAGGGCGGGCTCGATGCTGCCTACCGCGAGGCGCAGGCGAAGGAGGCAGACGCCGAGTCTCTCGTAAACGAGTATCGGGATCGCTTGCACGCACTTGAGCAGGAGCTCGCCGGCGTCGAAGCTCAAGTGAGCGCTCTCGCACGGTCACTGGAGCAGCGGGACGCAACGGCGGCGGTTCTCGAGGAACAATACAGCGGAATCCGAGGCCGGGTGGCTGACCACGTTCGGGTCGCTGAGGGCTATGAAGCCGCAGTGGGCGCAGCACTTGGTGTATTCGGTGACGCGCTGCTCGCCGACGATGCGCGTGTTGCTGGCGACGCCGTTGAACACGCACGCAGCGAAGACCTCGGGAGGTTGCGGGCAGTCCTCGCGCAGGGAACAAAGGGAGACATCGCGACTTTCGCCGATATCCCGGGTCTGACAGCCATCGCGAGCGTACTTATTGACGCACCAGATGGGGTTCGAGGGCTGCTTTCTCGCAGTTACGTTGCCGAGGATGTAGCTGCCGCGATCCACGGGTCAGCGATGCTTCGCGAGCGTCTTGAGGGCGGCAATTACACCGTCGTCACCGCCTCTGGCGACGTGCTGACCGAGCACACGCTCTCTGGTGGATCGGGGAGTGCCCCGAGCCGCATCGAGATCACCGCCGAACTCACTGAGGCGCGCGAGCGGCGCACCGCACTCGACGCGGAGATCGCAGACGCAGAAGCTCAACTTCAAGACCAACGCGAGCTTGTGGCGCGGTTGAAGACGCGAACGCGTGAGGTGTACACAGAACTGCGTGAGGCAGATGCAAAACTTGCAGAGCACGCACGTAGGCGTCAGCAGCTCGTGGTGCGCGCTGAGGCTACTCAGGCAGAAGCGCAGCGCGCAGCGACCGCACTCGAGGGTGTCACGGGCGCTTCGGCGGAGTCTGAGGCCGCGGCGCAACAGGCTGCGCGGGCATACTCTGAAGCAGAGGCAAAGCCGCGCCCCATGCTCGACGCTACGCAGCGAGAAGGCGTGCTTCTTGAACTCGAACAGGCACGGCAGCGCGAGGTTGAGGCGCGGCTCGCGTTTGAGACTGCGAAAGAGCGCGTGCGGGCCTCGGAAGAGCGCAGCCGGGCGATCGCGGAGCAGTTCGAAGCAGAACGGCTCGCCGCGGAAGACGCTGCACGCAGGTCAGTGCTCCGCGCACGACAGGTTGAGCGGGCGGATCGTGTCGCGGCCGCACTCCCGAACATCCTTGATGCGTGCGATCGCTCGCTCTCTGAAGCGAGAACCGCTCAGCAGGCAGCTGAGCAAGAGCGTGCAAAGAACAGTCAGGAACTCACACTGTTGCGTTCTGAAGAAGTGGAGTTGCGCAGTCGTCTGCAGCAGCTCACCGAGAGCGTACACGGCGCCGAGTTGAAGAGTTATGAGCGCAAACTACAGTTATCCTCACTCCTCGAGCGGGCCGGAAGCGAGCTCGGCCTGGTGGAGGACGTATTGATCGCCGAATACGGCCCCGAAGTTGGTGTTCCGGTTACAGAGACCGAGACGAGTGAAGAATCCAGCGACGAACGCGAACCTCAGTTCATTCCGTTCGATCGCGGTGAGCAGGAACGGCGGCTCGCGCGCGCTGAGAAGCGGTTCGCAGAACTCGGTCGTATTAACCCGCTCGCGCTCGAAGAGTTTGCTGCGCTTGAACAGCGGCACCAATTTCTGGTTGAGCAGCTCAGTGACCTCACGAAAACCAGGGCCGATCTTACGCAGATCATCGAAGAGCTCGACGAGAAGATGCAGGGCATCTTTGCCGCAGCCTTCGAAGACACCAAGGCGGCATTCTCAGAAGTGTTCCCCATCTTGTTCCCCGGTGGATCGGGCGAGATCGCGCTCTCGAATCCGGACGATTTGCTGACCACTGGTATCGATATTGCGGTCAGACCGGCCGGTAAAAAGGTTGAGCGACTGTCACTGCTCTCTGGCGGTGAGCGGTCTCTTGCAGCAGTCGCCTGGCTGATCGCAATATTCCAGGCCCGACCGAGCCCGTTCTACATCGTGGACGAGGTCGAGGCAGCTCTCGATGACGCAAACCTTGGTCGACTCCTGCAGGTGTTCGAGCGGTTGCGCGAAAACTCGCAGCTCATCATCATTACGCATCAAAAACGAACGATGGAGATCGCCGACGCTCTCTACGGTGTCTCGATGCGAAAAGACGGAATTTCTGCGGTTGTTGGACAGCGACTGGCGGAATCCGCCTGA
- a CDS encoding ABC transporter substrate-binding protein: MKVYSRKAAGAIALIAGAALALSGCTSTGGDNSSDTGETEAGPLRIGTLLPQTGTLEHLIYGPRAAVTLALTDINEAGGVLGQDVELVVEANEHDASDPTIMSKSVDDIIKAEPAFVLGAMGTGNTNAAMPRITEAGILMGSPSNTGIALAGINDLYFRTIASDIIQGRALGNLILQNAPSTVAVLAQNNDYGNGLRDNLQETLEAAGAEVTYGANGAGEEFPEGQTTFTSEVTAALATNPDAIAIISYEEAKQIIPELQAQGFDLSKIYLVDGNTVPYPEFDAGILEGAQGTTPGRATVGEFRDALIAADESASKSLAFAPETYDAVVLVALAAERGGATDTQTIVDNLHAVSGADGGETCDNYADCLALLQDGQDIHYQGQAGGGPLNEDNEPSSALIGIYQYDAENTPNAVGEIEG, encoded by the coding sequence ATGAAGGTTTACTCCAGGAAAGCGGCAGGAGCGATTGCTCTCATCGCTGGAGCAGCTCTCGCGCTATCCGGGTGCACAAGCACCGGCGGCGACAATTCATCAGATACCGGTGAGACAGAGGCGGGTCCACTTCGGATCGGCACTCTTCTGCCACAGACCGGCACACTCGAGCACCTTATCTACGGACCTCGTGCCGCAGTGACGCTCGCACTTACAGACATCAACGAGGCTGGCGGCGTGCTCGGCCAAGACGTTGAACTCGTAGTAGAGGCCAATGAGCACGACGCATCTGATCCAACGATCATGAGCAAGAGCGTCGATGACATCATTAAGGCAGAGCCAGCCTTCGTTCTCGGCGCCATGGGCACCGGTAACACGAACGCTGCAATGCCGAGGATTACCGAGGCCGGAATCCTCATGGGATCGCCATCGAACACGGGTATCGCGCTCGCGGGCATCAACGACCTGTACTTCCGCACCATTGCTTCTGACATCATTCAGGGTCGCGCTCTTGGCAACTTGATTCTGCAGAACGCTCCGTCAACGGTTGCAGTGCTTGCCCAGAACAATGACTACGGCAATGGCCTGCGCGATAACCTGCAGGAGACGCTTGAAGCTGCCGGTGCAGAGGTGACCTACGGCGCGAACGGCGCTGGCGAGGAGTTCCCCGAGGGGCAGACGACCTTCACCTCTGAGGTGACCGCAGCTCTCGCGACGAACCCAGACGCGATCGCGATCATCAGCTACGAAGAGGCGAAGCAGATCATTCCTGAGCTTCAGGCACAGGGCTTCGATCTTTCGAAGATCTACCTCGTTGACGGCAACACGGTTCCTTACCCTGAGTTCGATGCGGGTATCCTCGAGGGCGCTCAGGGCACCACGCCTGGCCGCGCTACCGTCGGTGAGTTCCGTGACGCACTGATTGCTGCCGATGAGTCGGCAAGCAAGAGCCTTGCCTTCGCGCCTGAGACGTACGATGCAGTGGTTCTCGTTGCACTCGCGGCTGAGCGCGGTGGAGCAACGGACACGCAGACGATTGTCGACAACCTGCACGCTGTTTCAGGTGCAGATGGCGGCGAGACCTGCGATAACTACGCTGACTGCCTCGCCCTGCTCCAGGACGGACAGGACATTCACTACCAGGGTCAGGCCGGTGGCGGACCACTGAATGAAGATAACGAGCCGTCTTCGGCACTCATCGGCATCTACCAGTACGACGCCGAGAACACCCCGAATGCGGTGGGTGAGATCGAGGGCTAA
- a CDS encoding ABC transporter ATP-binding protein encodes MNTSVASTSTEVVMRANELHAGYLPGINILNGCTIEARKGELVGIIGPNGSGKSTLLKSLFGLVDIRDGSVTLNGEDVTGMKTNQLVRKGVGFVPQTNNVFQALSIEENLQMGMFLKPKEFASRSQEIWDLFPMLADRRKQLAGSLSGGERQSVAMARALMMEPSVLLLDEPSAGLSPVRQDETFIRTRQINQTGVTIIMVEQNARRCLQICDRAYVLDQGTNAHEGTGRELANDPKVIELYLGTLAADVEAKSKH; translated from the coding sequence ATGAACACGTCAGTTGCATCCACATCCACCGAAGTCGTTATGCGCGCAAATGAGCTTCACGCGGGCTACCTTCCCGGCATCAACATTCTCAACGGGTGCACAATCGAGGCACGCAAGGGAGAACTCGTTGGCATTATTGGGCCGAACGGATCGGGTAAATCCACACTGCTCAAGTCACTGTTCGGTCTCGTCGATATTCGCGACGGCTCGGTCACGCTGAATGGCGAAGACGTCACCGGCATGAAGACGAACCAACTGGTGCGCAAGGGCGTTGGCTTTGTACCGCAGACGAACAATGTGTTCCAGGCACTCTCGATCGAGGAGAACTTGCAGATGGGCATGTTCTTGAAGCCCAAGGAATTTGCGAGCCGTTCTCAAGAAATCTGGGACCTGTTCCCGATGCTGGCGGATCGCAGGAAGCAACTCGCGGGTTCGCTATCCGGTGGCGAACGACAATCAGTGGCGATGGCCCGCGCCCTCATGATGGAGCCGAGTGTTCTGCTGCTCGACGAGCCAAGCGCAGGCCTCTCCCCCGTGCGACAGGATGAGACATTCATTCGCACGAGGCAGATTAACCAGACCGGCGTCACGATCATCATGGTCGAACAGAACGCCAGGCGCTGCCTGCAGATCTGTGACCGGGCCTACGTGCTCGACCAGGGCACGAACGCCCACGAGGGTACTGGCCGCGAACTTGCGAACGACCCTAAGGTCATCGAGCTGTACCTCGGCACACTGGCCGCTGACGTGGAAGCCAAGTCGAAGCACTAG
- a CDS encoding ABC transporter ATP-binding protein: MSSAHDYPYDRDLLKKELASLDQVPGVAKPDPILTADNVVRRFGGMTAVDVDHLEVQRGAITALIGPNGAGKTTFFNLVTGFDRPNGGSGSPAASWSFNGQTFSRPSATKVARSGMIRTFQLTKALTKMTVLENMLIGAANQPGENLFVGLVKPLWAKRERENIERAEELLKRFKLDAKRDDMAGGLSGGQKKLLEMARALMSEPSMIMLDEPMAGVNPALTQSLLEHIEQLRDEGTTVLFVEHDMHMVRHISDWVVVMAQGRIIAEGLPEDVMTSPAVVDAYLGAHHDRDLGDDDVMNTAMIRTIEAAVEEEAKEEA; encoded by the coding sequence ATGTCTAGCGCACACGACTACCCCTATGACCGCGACCTCTTGAAGAAAGAGCTCGCGAGCCTCGACCAGGTTCCCGGCGTTGCAAAGCCCGACCCAATTCTCACGGCCGACAATGTTGTGCGCCGCTTTGGTGGCATGACCGCTGTAGACGTCGACCACCTCGAGGTGCAGCGCGGGGCTATCACCGCGCTCATTGGCCCGAACGGGGCTGGCAAGACCACGTTCTTCAACCTGGTGACGGGTTTCGACCGCCCAAATGGTGGATCGGGCTCCCCCGCAGCGAGCTGGTCGTTCAACGGTCAGACATTCAGCCGCCCGAGTGCGACCAAGGTCGCTCGTTCTGGCATGATCCGCACATTTCAGCTCACCAAAGCACTCACGAAAATGACAGTGCTTGAGAACATGCTCATTGGGGCTGCAAATCAGCCCGGTGAGAATCTTTTCGTGGGGCTGGTCAAGCCGCTGTGGGCAAAGCGGGAACGAGAGAATATCGAACGAGCCGAAGAGCTTCTCAAGCGATTCAAACTCGACGCAAAACGTGACGACATGGCCGGTGGCCTCTCGGGCGGCCAGAAGAAGCTGCTCGAAATGGCGCGCGCGCTCATGTCCGAGCCCTCGATGATCATGCTCGACGAGCCAATGGCGGGCGTGAACCCCGCACTGACGCAGAGCTTGCTCGAGCACATCGAGCAGCTGCGCGACGAGGGAACGACCGTGTTGTTCGTCGAACACGATATGCACATGGTTCGCCACATTTCTGACTGGGTCGTTGTTATGGCACAGGGGCGGATCATCGCCGAGGGTCTCCCAGAAGACGTGATGACCAGCCCTGCTGTCGTCGATGCGTACCTTGGCGCTCACCACGATCGAGATCTCGGTGACGACGATGTCATGAACACAGCTATGATTCGCACCATTGAAGCTGCGGTCGAAGAGGAAGCGAAGGAGGAGGCCTGA
- a CDS encoding branched-chain amino acid ABC transporter permease codes for MEFWIDMLQAILQTALSPITAAFVIAAIGLNIHFGFTGLMNIGQAGFMLVGGYGFVISVMNGVPLFLALLISVLASAAFALLLGIPTVKLRGDYLAIVTIGAAEILRMTARLANLTPFTGGPSGIQSPKFREQLNALSPLPEGRTSFLGLEYVNTGVDDWWTRILAWGLVAIFLVFTWLLIRSPWGRVLKGIREDEEAVRSLGKSPFSYKLQALIIGGVMGGFGGILMSLPAAINPDGMGRATTFNLWMIMLLGGAATILGPLLGSILFFVLRLVITSVASEYIPGHILSAQQAEILAWILIGLMLMLLVIFRPQGILGNKKELAFNV; via the coding sequence ATGGAATTCTGGATAGATATGCTGCAGGCAATCCTGCAGACCGCGCTCTCACCGATCACCGCTGCCTTTGTGATCGCGGCCATCGGCCTGAACATTCACTTCGGATTCACTGGCCTCATGAACATTGGCCAGGCCGGCTTTATGCTGGTCGGCGGTTATGGCTTTGTCATCTCAGTGATGAACGGGGTTCCGCTCTTCCTCGCACTGCTCATTTCGGTGCTTGCTTCGGCCGCGTTTGCCCTGCTTCTCGGAATACCAACAGTGAAGCTACGGGGCGATTACCTCGCGATCGTCACCATCGGCGCAGCAGAAATTCTTCGGATGACTGCAAGGCTTGCAAACCTGACGCCGTTCACTGGCGGCCCGAGCGGCATTCAAAGCCCGAAATTTCGGGAGCAGTTGAATGCGCTGTCACCTCTCCCGGAGGGCCGCACGAGTTTTCTCGGGCTCGAATATGTGAATACCGGCGTTGATGACTGGTGGACCCGCATTCTTGCCTGGGGCCTCGTCGCGATCTTCTTGGTGTTCACCTGGCTGCTCATTCGCAGTCCGTGGGGTCGCGTGCTCAAGGGAATTCGCGAAGACGAGGAAGCGGTGCGAAGCCTTGGAAAGAGTCCGTTCTCATACAAGCTCCAGGCCCTCATCATTGGCGGCGTTATGGGTGGCTTTGGCGGCATCCTCATGTCACTCCCCGCAGCGATCAACCCCGATGGCATGGGGCGCGCAACCACGTTCAACCTCTGGATGATCATGTTGCTCGGAGGTGCGGCAACCATTCTCGGCCCGCTCCTCGGTTCGATCCTGTTCTTCGTACTGCGACTCGTAATTACGAGCGTCGCCTCCGAGTACATCCCGGGGCACATTCTCAGCGCACAGCAGGCAGAGATTCTCGCGTGGATCCTCATCGGACTCATGCTCATGCTGCTCGTGATATTCCGGCCTCAAGGCATCTTGGGCAACAAGAAGGAGTTGGCGTTCAATGTCTAG
- a CDS encoding branched-chain amino acid ABC transporter permease, whose translation MKHATLLALIALLASFFALTFQSLPAHAADCVPDAQTGCIQGLIKTSTGEPAADIELALTGSGANETAATDADGRWVFTVTRAGEYTVTVDQSTLPAGQYFKSADSRTVQVALFESVSALFPLTDDPAAVSEPEPAEDAQETDAAEETTETADAPRTSAESNFWPRFWQQGASGIRIGLLLALGAVGLSLVFGTTGLSNFAHAEMLSMGGILAFLFMQLTGNIWLTGLIVVILMAVVGWFQDAVLWRPLRKRQLSLMQMMIVSIGLSIVLQNIFQFFFGASILRIDPSSPKTVTLLGVTLTVQSYIAMGISLVAIIAVALAMKYTRFGRATRAVADNRALAEASGIDVDRVIRLVWTVGVAFAGLSGMLLGLVLNGIAWNTGWHYLLLLFAAVILGGIGTTLGAIVGSMIIGIIVEMANIWLPGDLKHAAALFILIVVLLVRPQGLFGRKERIG comes from the coding sequence GTGAAACACGCGACTCTGCTTGCGCTCATTGCGCTCCTCGCGAGCTTCTTTGCGCTCACATTCCAATCATTACCCGCTCACGCCGCTGATTGTGTGCCCGACGCACAAACGGGCTGCATTCAGGGCCTCATCAAGACAAGCACTGGCGAGCCTGCTGCTGACATTGAACTCGCGCTCACGGGGTCGGGTGCGAACGAAACCGCCGCAACCGACGCAGACGGGCGTTGGGTATTCACCGTGACACGGGCGGGTGAGTACACCGTCACGGTGGATCAGTCGACGCTTCCCGCCGGCCAGTACTTCAAGTCAGCCGACAGCCGCACGGTTCAGGTCGCACTGTTTGAGTCGGTGAGCGCACTCTTCCCGCTCACCGATGATCCCGCCGCCGTGAGTGAGCCGGAGCCCGCCGAAGATGCGCAGGAGACGGATGCGGCCGAGGAAACTACCGAGACTGCCGACGCACCCCGCACGAGCGCCGAAAGCAACTTCTGGCCCAGGTTCTGGCAGCAGGGCGCCTCGGGCATTCGCATCGGCCTGCTGCTCGCGCTCGGTGCAGTTGGCCTCTCACTCGTCTTTGGTACTACCGGGCTCTCGAACTTTGCCCACGCCGAAATGCTCTCGATGGGCGGCATCCTGGCGTTTCTCTTCATGCAGCTCACCGGCAACATCTGGCTCACCGGCCTCATTGTCGTCATTCTGATGGCAGTTGTGGGTTGGTTCCAAGACGCAGTGCTGTGGAGGCCGTTGCGAAAGCGACAACTCAGTCTCATGCAAATGATGATCGTGTCGATCGGCCTCTCGATCGTGCTTCAGAACATCTTCCAGTTCTTCTTCGGAGCAAGCATTCTGCGCATCGACCCATCGTCTCCAAAAACTGTGACGTTGCTTGGCGTAACTCTCACTGTGCAGTCGTACATCGCGATGGGCATTTCACTCGTCGCAATCATCGCGGTTGCGCTCGCGATGAAATACACGAGGTTCGGACGCGCAACTCGCGCAGTTGCCGATAACCGCGCACTCGCTGAGGCCTCCGGCATAGATGTGGATCGGGTGATCAGACTCGTGTGGACCGTCGGCGTCGCGTTTGCGGGCCTCTCGGGCATGCTCCTTGGCCTTGTACTCAACGGCATCGCCTGGAATACCGGCTGGCACTACCTTCTCCTACTCTTCGCGGCGGTCATTCTTGGCGGCATTGGAACAACGCTCGGAGCGATTGTGGGCTCGATGATCATCGGAATCATCGTTGAAATGGCAAACATCTGGCTCCCGGGCGACCTCAAGCACGCCGCAGCCCTCTTCATACTCATCGTTGTGTTGCTCGTGAGACCGCAGGGACTCTTCGGGCGCAAGGAACGGATCGGTTAG
- the ftsY gene encoding signal recognition particle-docking protein FtsY, giving the protein MAEKAWSFGRAFRNVFGGGSEPITEDTWDDIETALISADFGPEITDAVLEVVRSEVDRHRVTDVVDLKRILRETVETRLDAFDPTLRLSERPAVILVVGVNGVGKTTTIGKLANYLTRFDKKIIVGAADTFRAAAVEQLATWADRAGVEIVKPQQQGQDPASVAFQTVQRAIDEQFDIAIIDTAGRLQTKGGLMDELGKIRRVIEKLAPVSEVLLVLDATTGQNGLAQAQAFIEHAGVTGLVLTKLDGSAKGGFVLAVQESTELPIKLVGQGEGIGDLTGFTPHVFAAQLIG; this is encoded by the coding sequence ATGGCAGAAAAGGCATGGTCGTTTGGTCGGGCATTTCGCAACGTATTTGGCGGTGGATCGGAGCCGATCACCGAAGATACTTGGGACGACATTGAGACAGCCCTCATTTCTGCAGACTTCGGCCCAGAGATCACCGATGCGGTGCTCGAGGTCGTTCGGTCAGAAGTGGATCGCCACCGTGTGACCGATGTGGTCGACCTCAAGCGAATCCTTCGCGAAACGGTGGAAACAAGGCTCGATGCATTCGACCCGACGCTTCGCCTGTCCGAGCGTCCCGCCGTCATTCTGGTTGTTGGGGTGAATGGTGTCGGAAAGACCACGACTATTGGAAAGCTCGCGAACTACCTCACTCGCTTCGATAAGAAGATCATCGTGGGGGCGGCTGACACGTTTCGTGCGGCGGCGGTCGAGCAACTCGCGACCTGGGCAGACCGCGCAGGTGTCGAAATAGTGAAACCGCAGCAGCAGGGTCAAGACCCGGCCTCGGTCGCGTTTCAAACAGTGCAACGCGCAATCGACGAGCAGTTCGATATTGCAATCATCGATACAGCGGGTCGCCTGCAAACAAAGGGCGGGCTCATGGATGAGCTCGGCAAGATTCGCAGAGTGATCGAAAAACTCGCTCCCGTTTCCGAAGTGTTGTTAGTGCTTGATGCCACGACCGGTCAGAACGGGCTTGCCCAGGCCCAGGCATTTATCGAGCATGCCGGTGTGACCGGTCTGGTGCTCACCAAGCTGGATGGTTCGGCTAAGGGCGGATTCGTGCTCGCGGTGCAGGAATCAACCGAATTGCCGATCAAGCTTGTCGGTCAGGGCGAGGGGATCGGGGATCTCACAGGTTTCACGCCGCACGTCTTTGCCGCGCAACTTATTGGCTAA